CCGAGGAGTTCGCCCAGGAGCTCGACGAGCAGCTCGGCCTCGACCTGGAACCGAAGGGGAAGAAGGTCTTAGAGGAGACGGAGGGCGACTTCACCGACATCACCCGGACCGGTCCGTCCAGCACGCTCGACTTCGAGCGCCTGTTCAAGCAGGGACTGAAGCGCAAACTCGCGATGGACTTCGACGAGGAGTACGTCCGCGAGGCGCTGAAAGTCGAAGGCTGGGGGCCGGCGACGGTGTTCGAGTGGGCTCGCGAGCGACACATGCCCGTCTCGAAGGCCTGGATAGACGACGCCTACGACGAGCTCGACGGCGACGAGAAGTCGACGTGGGCTTCCATCGAGGAGATGGAGGCTAACGTCGAGAAGGTCGATACGCCGACGCGGATCCGCCGGGACGGAATCGAGCAGATTCCGTTCCGCCGTGAGGACGAGCGCTACCGCTACCCCGAAATCGTCGAGGAACGGGAGAAGAACGTGGTCGTCGTCAACATCCGCGACGTCTCCGGGTCGATGCGCCAGAAGAAGCGCGAGCTCGTCGAGCGGACGTTCACACCGCTGGACTGGTATCTCACCGGGAAGTACGACAACGCGGAGTTCGTCTACATCGCCCACGACGCCGACGCCTGGGAGGTCGACCGCGAGGAGTTCTTCGGCATCCGCTCGGGCGGTGGGACGCGCATCTCCAGCGCCTACGAACTCGCCGCGGAGGTGCTCGAATCCGAGTACCCGTGGAGCGAGTGGAACCGCTACGTGTTCGCCGCCGGTGACAGCGAGAACTCCTCGAACGACACCGGAGAACGGGTGATCCCGCTCATGGAGCAGATTCCGGCGAACCTCCACGCCTACGTGGAGACCCAGCCCAGCGGGAACGCCATCAACGCGACGCACGCAGAGGAGGTCGAACGGAACTTCCGCGACACCGACAACGTCGCGGTGGCGTACGTCACGTCGCCGGAGGACGTCATCGACGCCATCTACGAGATTCTCAGCACGGAGGACAAATGAGCACCGACGATAGATTCGCCAAACAACGCATCGCAGCGAACCTCGAGGAACCCGTGGCCGAAGCGGGCAACCTCGCCCGGAAGCTCGGCCTCTCGCCGTACCCGGTGAACTACTGGATCGTCGACTACGACGAGATGAACGAGCTCATCGCCTACGGCGGGTTCCAGAACCGGTACCCGCACTGGCGCTGGGGGATGCAGTACGACCGCCAGCAGAAACAGAGCCAGTTCCTCGGCGGGAAGGCCTTCGAGATCGTCAACAACGACGACCCCGCACACGCCTTCCTCCAGGAGTCGAACACCCTGGCCGACCAGAAGGCCGTCATCACCCACGTCGAGGCCCACGGCGACTTCTTCGCCAACAACGAGTGGTTCGGCCTCTTCGCGGACAACCCCGACGCCGCCGGGATGCTGGCCCGACACGGCGAGACCATCCGGGAGTACATGCAGGACCCGGACATCGCTCGCGGCGACGTCGAGCAGTTCATCGACCACGTCCTCTGTCTGGAGGACAACATCGACCAGCACGAGCCCTACAGCCCCGTCGAGACCGTCGAAGAGCGCCTCGAGGAGATAGAGGGCGTCGACCCCGAAGACCAGCTCGAGAACCTCGACCTCTCGGAGGAGGTGAAGCGACAGGTCTTCGACGAGGAGTGGCTGGAGGCCCAGGCCGACGACGGCGAGAACGTCACGTTC
This DNA window, taken from Haloarcula ordinaria, encodes the following:
- a CDS encoding YeaH/YhbH family protein, whose amino-acid sequence is MGLKDDLERYREVGEERRQDLAEFIQYGDLGQSRGDSVRIPIKIIDLPSFEYDQRDKGGVGQGEGAEPGDPVGQPQPQPGDGDEDGEPGEEGGEHEYYEMDPEEFAQELDEQLGLDLEPKGKKVLEETEGDFTDITRTGPSSTLDFERLFKQGLKRKLAMDFDEEYVREALKVEGWGPATVFEWARERHMPVSKAWIDDAYDELDGDEKSTWASIEEMEANVEKVDTPTRIRRDGIEQIPFRREDERYRYPEIVEEREKNVVVVNIRDVSGSMRQKKRELVERTFTPLDWYLTGKYDNAEFVYIAHDADAWEVDREEFFGIRSGGGTRISSAYELAAEVLESEYPWSEWNRYVFAAGDSENSSNDTGERVIPLMEQIPANLHAYVETQPSGNAINATHAEEVERNFRDTDNVAVAYVTSPEDVIDAIYEILSTEDK